The genomic window GGCACGCGGCGCACGCCGGCGGGACGGACATCCGCCGCCCGGAACCTTCGCCTGCCCGGGCTAGCTTTCGCGTTTCAGCTCGTCGAGGAACGCCTGGCCGTAGCGGTCCCGCTTGGCGGGGCCGATGCCGGGGACCTCGAGGAGCTGCTCGAGCGTGGCCGGGCGGCGCGCCGCCATGGCGCGCAGGACGGCGTCGTTGAAGACGATGTAGGCGGGCACGCCCTCGGCGTCTGCGAGCCGCTTGCGCAGCGCGCGCAGGCGCTGGAAGAGCGTTTCCTCCTCGAGCCCGGCGTGGCCGAGCGCGGCGAGCCGGTCCGAGAGCGACTCGCGCGCCGCCGACTTCGCGCCGCGCGCGGGCGCGGGCGCGACCAGGTCGGCGACCGTGATGCCGCGGCAGACGTCGCACGAGCCGCCGCAGGGCGGCAGCGTTTCGTCGAAGTAGGCGCAGGCGGCCGAATGGCGGCAGCCGCCGCGGTCGAGCAGGCGGAACAGCTCGACCGTCCTGGCGCGGGTCTCGGTGCGCAGGCCCGCGTCGGCGAGGCCGTCGAGGAAACGGTCGTAGGCGATCACGTCCGCCCACGAGTAGAAGACGACGACGTCGCTCGGCAGCCCGTCGCGGCCGGCGCGGCCGATCTCCTGGTACCAGGCCTCGATGCTCTTCGGCATGTCGCGGTGGACGACGAGCCGCACGTCGCTCTTGTCAATGCCCATTCCGAACGCGACCGTGGCGACGATCACCCCGGCCTCGTCGCGCGCGAACGCCTCCTGGTGGCGGTGGCGCACCTCGTCGTCCAGCCCGGCGTGGTACGGCAGCGCGCCGACGCCGTGGCCGCGCAGGAACTCGCTCGTCTGCTCGACCGCGCGCCGGCTAATGCAGTAGACGATCGCGCTCTCGCCCGCGTGGCGGCGCAGCAGGCCGAGCAGGTCGCGGCGAAAGTCGCGCTTGCGGCCGTCGGCCTGCTCGCCCTTGCGGACGGCGGTGATGTGCAGGTTGGGCCGGAAGAACGAGCCCTTGAAGCCGTCGGGCTTGCGCATCCCGAGCTGCTGCAGGATGTCGCCGACGACCCGCCGCGTCGCCGTCGCGGTCAGCGCCAGGACGGGAATGTCGCCCAGCTCCTCCTTCAGGCCGCGCAGCTTGCGGTACGCGGGACGAAAATCGTGACCCCACTGGCTGATGCAGTGCGCCTCGTCCACGACCACGAGGCTCACGGGGCAGCCGGCGATGAGTCCGCGCAGCGAACCCTCCAGCGCCTCGGGCGCCAGGTAGAGCAGCTCCACCTCGCCGCGCCGCAGGGCCGCGAGCCGTTCGCGGCGCTCCTCGAACGTGATCGTCGAGTTGACCATGGTCGCGCGGAAGCCGAGCCGAACGAGCGCGTCCACCTGATCCTTCATCAGCGAAATGAGCGGCGAGAGCACCAGAACCGTGCCGGGCAGGATCCGCGCCGGTACCTGGAAGGTGAGCGACTTGCCCGCGCCGGTCGGCATCACGCCGATGCAGTCGCGGCCGGCGAGCACCGCGTCGATGATCCGGCGCTGCCCGGGGCGGAACTCGCGGAAGCCGAAGACGGACTCCAGCACGTGCTGCGGGTCGGTGAACTTCGCCGCGTGAAAGAGCGGGGCGCTGGACTCGAGCAAGTTCACTCCTTGGACGGGCGCGAGTGCGGGGTGCGGTGGGCGCCGGCGCGGCGCGCAGGCGCGTACTCTAAAGGAGTCCCGGCGGGACGGCATCCGCGGCCCGGCGGCGTCGCCCGCCGCGGCGCCTCAGCGCGCGTCGCCCTCGGGCACGACCGTGGGCAGGCCGCGCGAGATCCAGTCGCGCCAGCCGCCGTCGAGCGAGTAGACGTCGGTGTAGCCCATGCGCTGCAGGTTGTCGCAGGCCAGCACGCTGCGGTAGCCGCCGCCGCAGTAGCAGACGATCGGCGTGTCCTTGTCGGGAACCGCCG from Candidatus Eisenbacteria bacterium includes these protein-coding regions:
- a CDS encoding ATP-dependent DNA helicase RecQ, coding for MPSRRDSFRVRACAPRRRPPHPALAPVQGVNLLESSAPLFHAAKFTDPQHVLESVFGFREFRPGQRRIIDAVLAGRDCIGVMPTGAGKSLTFQVPARILPGTVLVLSPLISLMKDQVDALVRLGFRATMVNSTITFEERRERLAALRRGEVELLYLAPEALEGSLRGLIAGCPVSLVVVDEAHCISQWGHDFRPAYRKLRGLKEELGDIPVLALTATATRRVVGDILQQLGMRKPDGFKGSFFRPNLHITAVRKGEQADGRKRDFRRDLLGLLRRHAGESAIVYCISRRAVEQTSEFLRGHGVGALPYHAGLDDEVRHRHQEAFARDEAGVIVATVAFGMGIDKSDVRLVVHRDMPKSIEAWYQEIGRAGRDGLPSDVVVFYSWADVIAYDRFLDGLADAGLRTETRARTVELFRLLDRGGCRHSAACAYFDETLPPCGGSCDVCRGITVADLVAPAPARGAKSAARESLSDRLAALGHAGLEEETLFQRLRALRKRLADAEGVPAYIVFNDAVLRAMAARRPATLEQLLEVPGIGPAKRDRYGQAFLDELKRES